GCGGTAATCCACATTGGCCGGTTCCATCTGTACGGCCCGCGCCAACGCGCCCATGGCCTCCTGGCGCTGGCCAAAGTCGTAGGCGATAACCCCGTAGCGATAAAATGCCTCGGAATTGGTCTGGTCGTATTGCAGTCCAAGCTGATAGGCTTCCATGGCATCGCGGAATTCGCCAGACTGGTCATGCTCACGGGCTTTCTGGAAGTAGGCCCGTGCCAGGGCCGGGTCATAAGCCTGTTCCAGTGGGGGTTCCTCTGGGCGCTGGGGGGGAGTGGATGGAGTTCCGCGCAGCAGGTTGCCAGGACTGAAGGTGCGCGATGATTCCGGTCGTTCCGGTGCTGCTGTTGTACCATCCCGGTAGCGCTCCGGGATTTTCATGGTGGCGATGATCTCTTCCGGGGATTTGCTCACATGGTGGTCAATGAAGGCAAAGTTCCCACCGGACAGAAAATTCTTCAGGAACTCCCATTGGGTAATAGAGACAAGGGCAGAAAAAATGAAGAAGAGCAGTGCTCCAATGATGATTTTATGTTTACGCTCCATGGTTGCCCCCTCGATAGGTTATCAGGATGATTTTCCCGCCAGTTGACCGCAGGCTGCGTCAATGTCGGAACCACCACTTTTTCTGATAAATGTCATTACTCCTTTTTCGGCTAAAATGCGTTGAAACTGGAGTACTCTTTTTTCGTCCGGAGCATGATAATCCGCATAGTCATGTGGATTGTAGACGATAAGGTTAACCTTGCAGCGTAATCCGCGCAGCAGTTGCAGAAGTTTCTTCGCATCATCAGTGCTGTCATTGAAGTCTCTGATGAGAAGGTACTCGATAGTGATAACTTTTTTGGAACTCAGGGGAAATTCCCGCAGGGTCTGCATGAGGGCGTGGAGCCCGTCAGCACGATTGACCGGCATCAGGAAGCTGCGCTGTTCGTCATTGACGGCATGCAGGCTGATGGCCAGGTTGCAGGGCAGCTCTTCACGGGACAGGCGCCGGATTCCCTTCAGAATGCCACAGGTGGAGAGGGTGACGTGGCGGTGGCTGTAGCCCATCATCTGGGGGTGTATGATGGTTTTTATGGCAGCAATACTGTTCTCATAGTTATCCAGCGGCTCACCCATGCCCATGAAGACAAAATTTCCCACTCTCTCATGGGGCTCAATGATTTCGCGGGCGGCAAAGGCCTGAGCCAGGATTTCCGAGACGGACAGATTGCGTTTGAACCCCATGGAGGCAGTGGCGCAGAAGGTGCAGCCCATCTTGCAGCCCACCTGGGTGGAAAGGCACTGGCTGAGTTTGCTGTGTACGGGAATCAGAACCGTCTCCACCGCGTGACCGTCGGGGAAGCGCAGGAGAATCTTGCGCGTGTTGTCGACGCGGGAGTGCTGGACAGACTCAATGGTATAACGGGGAAAGTGGATCGTCTCCCTCAGGAGCGAGCGCAGTTCTTTGGACACATTGGTATAGGCGTCCATGTCCAGGCATCCTTTGGCGTAAACCCATGCCAGGAACTGGTCTACACGGAATTTTGGCTGACCGAGATCGGCGAAGAGCCGCTGGACCTGCTGATAGTTCAGTGAGCAAAAATCAATCAAGGAAATGACTCCTGAAGGGTGCTGATGTTGCCATATGGTAAATTGCAAGTTGGCTCTCAACTTTCGCACCTTGTTGTCTTGAGCTAAGCTGTTATTATACTAGTGTTTATTTCGCGGAAACCGTATTGATTTTGAATGCTTGACTTATCTGGTATTCCATTTTTCGTCTCTGGATATTGTCCTTTTTGACCGCGCAAAAAGGACACAAAAACGCGCCCCCCGAACGCCCGTTTTTCCGGCTCATTGCTCGCCTGTTCTGGAGATCCGGCAGACACTGCCTCCCTGCAGTGCTGCCGGACCACTCACTTCCTGTGAGTGTCCCGTTTGGGTCTTGCCAGCCAGGCGTCGCACTCACCGGACGGGCTCAGGGGGGACTCTCTGCTGTTCCCCCGTGTGCTGGCCCAGCCAGGACGCGCCGACTGGAACGCTATGGACCCGCAGGGTTGCCGCCACGAGGGCGGCAACCGCAAACCAAAAGCCACGGAGGGCGGTTGTTTGCGGTCCCCAGTTCCAGGCAAGCGGACGGCTGAAAAGGACAGCACTGGGGGCCGCTTCCCAGCCACTTTTTGCGGGTAAAAAGTGGCAAAAGAAACTCGTATCTATGGTGAGGATAATGTCAAGCGACGCCGTCTGTGTAGAACCATTTCGGCCATTGCAGCGTGACATCAGGGTCAGCGCTGACAACCTGCCGTTTCGGGGATGCGAAACTTCAGTTAATTATTCAGCTGA
This portion of the Desulfurispirillum indicum S5 genome encodes:
- a CDS encoding tetratricopeptide repeat protein, giving the protein MERKHKIIIGALLFFIFSALVSITQWEFLKNFLSGGNFAFIDHHVSKSPEEIIATMKIPERYRDGTTAAPERPESSRTFSPGNLLRGTPSTPPQRPEEPPLEQAYDPALARAYFQKAREHDQSGEFRDAMEAYQLGLQYDQTNSEAFYRYGVIAYDFGQRQEAMGALARAVQMEPANVDYRMTYARMLAQNNLREDARVQLQEVLRIDPGNRTAGTLLRTLER
- the rlmN gene encoding 23S rRNA (adenine(2503)-C(2))-methyltransferase RlmN; protein product: MIDFCSLNYQQVQRLFADLGQPKFRVDQFLAWVYAKGCLDMDAYTNVSKELRSLLRETIHFPRYTIESVQHSRVDNTRKILLRFPDGHAVETVLIPVHSKLSQCLSTQVGCKMGCTFCATASMGFKRNLSVSEILAQAFAAREIIEPHERVGNFVFMGMGEPLDNYENSIAAIKTIIHPQMMGYSHRHVTLSTCGILKGIRRLSREELPCNLAISLHAVNDEQRSFLMPVNRADGLHALMQTLREFPLSSKKVITIEYLLIRDFNDSTDDAKKLLQLLRGLRCKVNLIVYNPHDYADYHAPDEKRVLQFQRILAEKGVMTFIRKSGGSDIDAACGQLAGKSS